The following proteins come from a genomic window of Maribacter sp. HTCC2170:
- a CDS encoding phage integrase SAM-like domain-containing protein produces MATIKYLLQSSANNVPIYMRLSLGKSKSIKRKTGVFINPNSWSLATGYPKQNEAKNKNLSVKLKELEAFVYESLNDTKVPPHSINGDWLETIIDKFHGHSKEDSKEFLAEYCTFFLSKIRSSQKSLSTVKKYHTIVNKLSNYEKHTGKKYLVQDIDLAFRERFIDYLSDVDKLSMNTIGRYLKFVKTICIDADKNGITVSKQLPFFMGFTEESPTVTLSFDDLEKIKQTKLEEEKLLIARDWLIIGCYTGQRVSDLLRISTSMFQKIQGFNFIVLNQKKTGKIVQIPIHPEVRKILDKRNSQFPPLHTNNLESSKTLFNRYLKKLCESAQINELVEGNLYDKETERTKKGLYEKFKLVSSHICRRSFATNFYGDPEYPTPLLMNITAHSTERQFLEYIGKKPIDYSLQLARIWAKIETKN; encoded by the coding sequence ATGGCTACAATTAAATATTTATTACAAAGCTCTGCGAATAACGTCCCAATCTACATGAGACTTTCTCTTGGGAAAAGCAAAAGTATAAAAAGAAAGACCGGAGTTTTTATAAATCCAAATAGTTGGAGCTTGGCTACTGGCTATCCAAAGCAGAATGAAGCTAAGAACAAGAATTTAAGTGTTAAGTTAAAAGAATTAGAGGCCTTTGTTTATGAAAGTCTAAACGACACCAAAGTTCCCCCACACTCTATAAATGGTGATTGGTTAGAAACTATTATTGATAAGTTTCACGGCCATAGTAAAGAGGATTCTAAGGAATTTCTAGCCGAGTATTGTACATTCTTTCTTAGTAAAATAAGAAGCAGTCAAAAGTCTCTTTCAACAGTTAAAAAATACCATACGATAGTTAACAAGTTATCTAATTATGAAAAACATACAGGAAAAAAGTATTTAGTTCAGGATATTGATTTAGCCTTTCGTGAGAGATTTATTGACTATCTATCAGATGTGGACAAACTTTCTATGAATACTATTGGCCGCTATTTGAAATTTGTAAAAACTATTTGTATTGATGCAGATAAAAATGGTATTACAGTAAGTAAGCAGTTACCATTTTTTATGGGGTTTACAGAAGAGTCACCAACAGTTACACTTTCGTTTGATGACCTAGAAAAAATTAAGCAAACCAAATTGGAAGAAGAAAAACTTTTGATAGCCAGAGATTGGCTTATTATTGGTTGCTATACCGGTCAAAGAGTATCTGATTTATTGAGAATATCAACAAGTATGTTTCAGAAAATTCAAGGTTTTAACTTTATAGTCTTAAATCAAAAAAAGACAGGTAAGATTGTTCAAATTCCTATTCATCCAGAAGTAAGGAAAATCTTAGATAAAAGAAATAGCCAGTTTCCTCCGTTACATACTAATAACTTGGAGAGTAGTAAAACCCTTTTTAATAGGTACTTAAAAAAATTGTGTGAATCTGCCCAGATAAACGAATTGGTTGAGGGTAATCTTTATGACAAAGAGACTGAGCGAACGAAGAAAGGACTTTATGAAAAATTTAAACTTGTATCTTCTCATATTTGTAGAAGGTCTTTTGCAACGAATTTTTATGGCGACCCAGAATATCCAACACCTTTATTGATGAATATAACAGCACATAGTACTGAAAGACAGTTTTTAGAATATATTGGTAAAAAGCCTATAGATTATAGTTTGCAATTAGCTAGAATTTGGGCTAAAATTGAAACTAAGAATTGA
- a CDS encoding MauE/DoxX family redox-associated membrane protein, producing MKIFWRVLQILLAVFMIYAGIQHFMKPEFYTPFVPSFLPFEISLIYLSGLFEVVFGLLLLIPRYAKLASTGILLLMLVFLPIHIWDVFADTPAIGSHKAALIRLPIQFVFIGWAFKVRQFLNK from the coding sequence ATGAAGATATTTTGGAGGGTATTACAAATTCTATTGGCTGTGTTTATGATTTATGCTGGAATTCAGCATTTTATGAAGCCCGAGTTTTATACACCATTTGTTCCTAGTTTTTTGCCTTTTGAAATAAGCCTCATTTATCTCTCTGGTTTATTTGAAGTTGTTTTTGGTTTACTGTTGCTGATTCCCAGATATGCTAAATTGGCGAGTACTGGAATACTATTACTCATGTTGGTTTTTTTACCAATACACATTTGGGATGTGTTTGCAGATACACCTGCAATAGGTAGCCATAAAGCGGCATTAATTCGCTTGCCAATTCAGTTTGTATTTATTGGCTGGGCATTTAAGGTTAGGCAGTTTCTTAATAAATAG
- a CDS encoding helix-turn-helix domain-containing protein — MSKTIQFLQVTPEELKHEILKGLSKQLEELKKGFSTNAPIDYLSRADVAKMLQIDLSTLYIWTKKGVLTSYGIGNRVYYKREEVEAAIIRLNQ; from the coding sequence ATGAGCAAAACAATTCAATTTTTACAAGTTACTCCGGAGGAGTTAAAACATGAAATTTTAAAGGGGCTAAGCAAGCAGCTAGAGGAGTTAAAAAAAGGCTTTTCAACAAATGCCCCAATAGATTATTTAAGTAGAGCAGATGTAGCCAAAATGCTTCAAATCGACCTTAGCACACTTTATATTTGGACGAAAAAGGGAGTACTGACGTCTTATGGTATTGGCAATAGGGTCTATTATAAGAGAGAAGAAGTTGAAGCTGCCATTATCAGGCTTAATCAGTAG